GAAGACAGTGGGAGCTTTCATACCGTTTAGGTATGCGTCCTTGGATCTGTGTTGCATATTCTGCACCAGTTTCAGCAGCTTTCGCAGTATTCCTTGTATACCCATTCGGTCAAGGTTCATTCTCTGACGGAATGCCTCTAGGTATCTCTGGAACATTCAACTTCATGTTTGTTTTCCAGGCAGAGCACAACATTCTTATGCACCCATTCCACATGGCTGGTGTTGCTGGTATGTTCGGAGGATCTTTATTCTCAGCTATGCACGGTTCACTTGTTACTTCATCTCTAATCAGAGAAACAACTGAGACAGAATCTCAGAACTATGGTTACAAGTTCGGACAAGAAGAAGAAACATACAACATCGTTGCAGCTCATGGCTACTTCGGTCGTTTGATCTTCCAATATGCAAGTTTCAACAACAGCAGAAGTCTTCACTTCTTCCTAGCTGTATTCCCAGTTGTTTGTGTATGGTTAACTTCAATGGGTATCTGCACAATGGCATTCAACCTTAACGGTTTCAACTTCAACCAGTCAGTTGTTGATGCAAACGGTAAGATTGTTCCTACATGGGGTGACGTTCTTAACAGAGCAAACCTAGGTATGGAAGTAATGCACGAGCGTAACGCTCACAACTTCCCACTTGATCTAGCAGCAGCTGAGTCTACAACAGTAGCTCTTTCAGCTCCAGCTATCGGTTAAGCTTAAAGTTCTTAAACTTATAAGCCCCCTTTTGGGGGCTTTTTTTTGTTTAATTTTCAATTGGTTTCATATAATGTTTATATATAGATAAAACATTTGATATTTCTATGAGTAGTAGTTTTGGAAAAATTTTTCGTGTTAGTACTTTTGGAGAATCACATGGTGGTGCAGTAGGAGTTATCCTTGATGGATGTCCTCCTAAGTTAGAAATAGATATAAGAATGATACAAAATGAATTAGATAGGCGCAGACCTGGCCAAAGTGACATTACAACACCCAGAAATGAAGAAGATAAAATTGAAATATTAAGTGGGATAAAGGAAGGGTTAACACTTGGAACTCCAATAGCAATGTTGGTAAGAAATAAGGATCAAAGACCAGGAGATTATAATAATTTGGAGCAGGTATTTAGACCTTCTCATGCAGATGGTACATATCATCTGAAATATGGAATTCAGGCAAGTTCTGGCGGTGGAAGAGCCTCTGCTAGAGAAACAATTGGGAGAGTAGCTGCTGGTGCTGTAGCAAAACAATTATTAAAAACCTTCTGTAACACTGAAATACTATCTTGGGTAAAGCGTATACATGATATTGATTCTGATATAAATAAAGAGAAAATTTCTCTCAAAAAAATTGATTCTAATATTGTTAGATGTCCTGATGTAAGGGTATCAACAGAAATGATCCAGAGAATTAAGGAATTAAAGCGCCAAGGAGACTCTTGCGGTGGTGTTATTGAATGTCTAGTAAGAAATGTTCCCTCTGGTCTTGGAATGCCTGTTTTTGATAAATTAGAAGCTGATTTAGCAAAGGCTTTGATGTCTTTGCCTGCTACGAAAGGCTTTGAAATAGGTTCAGGTTTCTCTGGAACTTATTTAAAAGGAAGCGAACATAATGATGCCTTCATCAAGTCTGATGATATAAGTAAGTTAAGAACAACATCAAACAATTCAGGAGGTATACAAGGCGGAATAAGTAATGGTGAAAATATCGAGATGAAGATAGCTTTTAAACCTACAGCAACCATCGGGAAAGAACAGAAAACAGTAAATGCTGAAGGTAAAGAAGTACTTATGAAAGCAAAAGGGAGACACGATCCATGCGTTCTACCAAGAGCAGTTCCCATGGTTGATGCTATGGTAGCTTTAGTACTTGCTGATCATTTGCTTCTAAATCATGCTCAATGTGACTTAATAAATAAGAAGTAGTTTTGTTGAATAAATTATATTTATCCTTAACTTAATTATTTTTAAGCCATTCATATATTTTTGGATCAAATTTTTTATTTTTGATAGCTTTATCTCCAATTACAACTGCTTTATACCCTAAAGATTTATAAGTTTTTAAATCATTGATTGATAGTCCTCCAGCCGCAATGAAATCAATATTTTTATAGTTGAGTATATTTATCGAACTATCTTTACTTTGTATTGGGTAAATTTTGATAATGTTGCAATTTAAATCTATCGCTTCCTTAAGATTTTTTAAATTATTAATTCCAGGAATTAATAAATAATTTTTTGACTGCGCATAATTGAAAAGATCTTTATCCCAAAATTTCATCATCGAAAAATTTAATCCAATTTTTAAAGAATCTTCTAATGATTGCTTATTAACTATGGAGGCAGAGCCTAAATTAATTCTTGGATATTTAATTTTGATATCGGATACAAAATCGAACCAATTTTCGTTATTAGACCAACTTATTTCAATATTCTTTAATCCTAATTTTATTAAGTTTTCTAATTCTTCAAACAATGAATTTCTTATAGAGGTATTTGAGTAAATATTATCATCAGGTTTTATAAGTAAAAAAAAAGACTCAATTTTCAGGTACTCCGAAAAAGAATCTTCTTTATTATTCATTAAATATTTAAATTCCGCGTTAAATATAGTTTGCGACTTTTACTTCTGAGCGGTTGAGCAAGTCTTGGATATCTTCAGTATCTATAGTTTCTCTTTCAATTAGCATTTGAGCCATTTCGTCAAGAACAGTTCTATTGTCTGTTAAAACTTTTGTAGCTCTCTTGTAGGCAACATCAACAAGTTCTGAAACCTCTACATCAATTGTTGCGGCTGTGTCTTCAGAGAAGTCTCTTGTAGAACTCATATCTCTTCCGAGAAACATTCCACCTTGAGATTGACCTAGAGCGACTGGACCTATTTTGTCACTCATACCAAATTTAGTGATCATTTGTCTTGCTACATTGGCAACTTGTTGTAAATCATTTGAAGCTCCGGTTGTTACCTCTTCTTCGCCATAGACTATTTCTTCAGCAACTCTTCCACCAAGAGCTACAGCCATTTGATTTTGAAGGTAAGAACGAGAGTAAAGACCAGATTCCATCCTTTCTTCACTTGGAGTGAAGAAGGTTAAACCTCCAGCTTGACCTCTTGGAATTATTGAAACTTTTGCTACGGGATCATAATCAGGCATTAATGCTCCAACGAGTGCATGACCAGCTTCGTGATAAGCAACTAATTCTTTTTTCTTATCACTGATAACTCTATCTTTCTTTTCAGGGCCTGCCATAACTCTTTCAATGGCATCACCGACTTCATCGTTACTTACTTTATCTAAATCTTTTCTAGCTGCTAGTATTGCTGCTTCATTTAAAAGATTAGCTAAATCTGCACCGGTAAAACCAGGTGTTCTCCTAGCAACTTTATCTAAATCAACGTCTTTTGAAAGGGTTTTATCTTTCGCATGAACATTTAATATCTGCAATCTTCCAGCATAATCTGGTCTATCAACTGTTACCTGTCTATCGAATCTTCCTGGACGCATTAAAGCTGAATCTAAAACATCTGGTCTGTTGGTGGCAGCAACTATTATTATTCCTGAATTACCTTCAAAACCATCCATTTCGGTTAGGAGTTGATTTAATGTTTGTTCTCTTTCATCATTTCCTCCTCCCATACCAGCACCTCTTTGTCTTCCAACTGCATCTATTTCGTCGATGAACACAATGCAAGGAGCATTCTTTTTAGCTTGTTCAAAAAGATCTCTAACTCTGCTAGCTCCAACTCCTACAAACATCTCTACAAATTCTGAGCCAGATATTGAGAAAAAAGGTACACCTGCTTCTCCAGCTACTGCTTTTGCTAGCAATGTTTTTCCTGTACCAGGAGGGCCAACAAGAAGAACTCCTTTAGGAATTTTTGCTCCTACTGCAGTAAATCTATCTGGGCTCTTGAGAAAATCTACAACTTCTGTGAGTTCTAATTTTGCACCTTCAACACCAGCAACATCTGAAAAGGTTACTTGTGTAGATGGTTCCATTTGCAGTCTAGCTTTGCTTTTGCCAAAACTCATGGCAGGATTACCACCTCCAGCATTACCACTTTGAGATCTTCTGAAAAGAAAAAATAGGCCTCCAATTAAAAGTACTGGGAAAATTAAGCTACTTAAAGCCTGTTGCCAAGGATTGGCTAATTTTGTAGGAGTTACAGCTATATCTACATTATTCTCAGTCAGTATTTTTAATAAATCTTTGTCAGGTGCTAAATTGACCTCAGACCTGCTCCCATCATTTTCAACAACTTGGGCTGTGGCATTATCTGGAGATATAAGGACTCTGCTGATTTCTTTATCTTGTACTGCCTCTATAAAATCACTATATCTTAGGGTCTTTGTAGAACTTTCAGTACTTGGTTTATCAAAAACTGAAGTACCAATGAAAATTACAGTAATAACAGCTAGGACATAAAGTCCTACGTTTCTCCAACGTTTGTTCACGATAAAAAATCTTTAATAAATCTATAATACTAATAATAAAACAATATTAAGAGCGTCTTAGAACATCTACTACACTTTTGAATGCAAACCATTCAGGAATTGGTTCGCCATTCCTCAATTTCTTTCTAAATTCAGTACCACTAAGTTTCATAATTTCATAATTAAATTCTTTAGCTTCTTCAGCTGTTATATATCCTTTTTCCTTCGTATAAACTAAATTTTTTGAAGGAACAGTTTGCATCATCAATTCATCTGCACACTTATTCGCAAAATTCTGGGCGTCATATGGACCATAAAAATCTTCCCCAGTTGATGACGACTTACAACCAGCCATATCTCTACCAATAATAAAGTGGGTGCAACCATAATTTCTTCTGATTATCATATGTTGAAGAGCTTCTCTTGGCCCTGCCATATGCATTGAATAAGGTAAAAAAGCCCATTTTATTCTTTTATCAGATATTTCCTCTTCTAATTCTTTATAGGTCAAATATCTAACTTTTCCAGGAATATCATCTTGTTGAGTTGGCCCACAAGTTGGATGAACTAAAACAACTGATTTAGAGGAGACATTATCTGAAAGTAAGGCATTAGTAAATAATTCATAATGTGCTCTATGAATTGGATTTCTGCATTGAAATGCAACTACATCATGATTTGATGGCAGTGTAGATCTAACCTCTTCTGGGGTTTTGCAGGGAAATTCTCTAATTGGCAGTTCGAAACCATACACTCTTCCTCCTATGTAAAATCTCCCTCTCTCATTAAAAATCATCTTAACAGCAGGGTGATCTAAAGAATTAGTACCATAACAAAGTTTAGCTTCTAAGGATTTGTCAGGCTCCCATTTAGAGCTAACTTCTAAAACTGCTATTTTTTGTTTTTTATAAGTAAGCAATATTGTCTCTCCAGCTTTTACTTTTTCATTATTTGAATCAAATACAATAGGCAAGCCAAAAAGCAACCCGTTTGTATTTCTATTATTTTTAATTACAGAATTGTAGTTATTTTCATCCATAAAACCTTCCAATGGAGAAAAAGCTCCAACCATCAAAAGTTCAACATCGCATGCATTTCTCTCGCTACATTCAAACTCATAAGTTGCTTTAGAGATAAGATCATTTTTAAGGTTTTTATCTTTGATAATTAAATTTTTTAGTTCTCCTCCATAAGGCGGTATTAGTCCATTAGTATCTGTTTTAGTTTTTTGTTGTAATTCCATTTTTTTAGTTAATATAGAAAAATTTTGAAAAAAAAAGAGGGGTTTAACCCTCTTTTTCTCTTAAGTAGGATCTATGCCTTTCTTCCGTAAAGCTCCCCAATTATTTTTACATCAAGTGGATCCTTTGAACCCATATCTGTATCTGAAGGTTGGATAGCTTCAAAAGTACCAGCAAATTCGTCTGTGTCTGAATCTACATTGTTGATTGAAAGAGTAATAACGCCAGTACCGTTTACATCAACTTTAATATTTTCTTTTGCAAGTTCTTCGTCATCTCCTCCTAATGCAACTAAACCTTGAGCATATTCAACACCAGTATTTTTAGCTCTTGCCTTAGGATCTAGAAAGTCACCAGTTCTGTAGTTAGGTGTAAATGTTGAACCACTAACCTCAGTGCCTGGCTCAATAGATGAAGGTAAATCAGCTGTAAGATCTTTTGCTGAGAATGCAAATGGCACCTCTAAACCACCAGGAGTTAATACAGTAATAAGTTGAAAATCAATACCACCCTTTTCAGTGAAAGTTCCTGAATCTATATCTCCATAAACTTCTGTCACTGTGGTGTTATTTCTAGGACTAATAATTTTTGTAGAAACAAATTCTGCAGCTTTTCGTTTTGTCCCTGGCACTTTCACATAAACTTCTGTTGGATGCATGCATATTCCTTTAAGGCTATCTCCATTTCCTAGAGATATTGATCCGACAAGAGATGAGTCTAATGATGGGCAATCATTAGCTTTTCCTGTGTTAACAACATCTGTGAATTGTGCATTTCCTCTTTCAGAAAAAGCAAAAGTATTAGCAGGTACGAAAGCAAAAGTTATACAAATTGAAATAACAAAAGCTAAGAAAGAACGAATTCTCATAATTAAAGTTGCAGTAAATTTCTGTGAGGATAGATTAAAGGTCATCTAATAAGTTCAGTACGGATATTACAAGGGAAAGGACCATAAAAGATAGAACTATTAAATCCTCGAAACAACCCGTAGCTTTTTAGATTTTAAAAAACTGGAATTATTTTAAGCTATCACATTATTTTTAATGATTAAGATTACAAAAAAATACAAATTAAAAATTTTTTTTTATTTTTTTAATGAAATAATTTGGGTTATTAATTTATTTGCTAAATCAATTTTCGATGTTTTGTTAATGTAGTGTTCTGTATTATTAGTATCAAATAGCCAACCTTCATTTTGTGCCAAAAAGCCAAATCCTTGGCCTTCAAGATCAATTGGATTTGCAAATAGGTAATCACAACCCTTTCGGATAATCTTTTCTTTAATTGTCATTCGTGCTTCTTCGATAGATCCTGTAAAAGCACAAAAGCCTACAAAAACTTGGTTATCCTTTTTTGATTTACTAATTGTTTTTAAAATATCTGGAACTAGCTCAAAGTTTTGATTCAAATGAGCATTAATTTGATTTTTCGGAATTTTAGCTGAAGTATCGCAGGTTATCTTGAAATCAGATACTGCTGCATTCATGAAAAAATAATCGCAATTTGATATTTCTTTATTAATTGCCCTTATTAAATCAACACTAGTTTCAATTTCATATCTTTTTATTCCATCAGTAAGATTCTTATCGATTTTCAGAGGCCCATGAACATATTTTACTTTTGCTCCTCTGAACTTCGCTACTTGAGAAAGAAGTAGGCCCATAGCTCCAGAACTTTTGTTAGTAATGTGTCTTGCCGCATCAATTTTCTCTGAGGTACAACCTCCAGTTATTAAAATTTTTTTGTTAAGTAAATCTTTGCGATATTCATTTTGTTTGTGTGAAGCTATAAATTCAAGAGCTAATTGGATTAGATCATTTGGAGGTATCTTACCAATGCCAATAGCATCACATGCTAAGAGTCCTTCACTTGGTTGCAAAGTCAAAACATTTTCGTAATTCTGTAAATTCTCATAATTTTTTTTGACAGCTTTATTTAGCCACATTTGTGTATTCATTGCTGGTGCAACAATAATTGGCTTTATATTCGCTATTAAGATGCTTGGGATCAATCCCTCAGCATTTCCAGTTACCCATTTTGCTAATGTTGTCGCTGTTAAAGGGGCGATGATTAATATATCAGCCCAATTACTTAGTTCTACGTGAAGAGGTGTTGATTGACTGTCAGACCATTGATCATTTTCTAAAATGCACGGGTTTCTACTTAAAATAGAAAGAGAAAGAGGTTTTATTAATTTTTCTGCATTTTTTGATAAGACGCATCTTATTTCATAATTTTCTTTAGCTAACTGGCTAACTAATAACGGAATTCTTACAGCTGCAATACTCCCAGTTATTAGTAAAAGAACCTTTAATTTGGTATCTTTACTTTTAGTTTTCATCGAAAGGTTCCTGATCGAGTAGATGGGTATAATTAGTTGTTAATTCAGGTCTATTGATTGCAAGAGCCCTAAGTAAATGCCAGTCTTTTAAACCATCAAATGGAGTATTATAATTATCTTCCTCTAATCTATTAGCAAGCTCAAGGGTCATTTCTTCATCAAAAGAAATTAGTAGTTCCTCACTTATTTTATTTTCAGAAATGAATTTCATATTCATTAAAGTCAATATATTCTAATAATAAAGCCTCAAGTAATTATTTAAAATTGATATAAGAATTAAGTACATATTTTCAAGAATATGATAATTTTTAATTTTCCTAATCTTTTCAAATTATTGTTAGGTCATTTATCTTCATTCTCAGTCATAAATATGCAAACTCTACTTTTCAAAAATATTCTTTCTTAAAATATCTATAAAAAATTTATATCATGTCGCAAACCAAAAGAGAGCAAGTCATTAGTCACATTCGCTATTTAAGGCAAGAGCTCAGAGATATGCATTTAGGAATAAAAGAAGATGACTTTTTCCCTGATCCAGGCGAATTAAGAGGATTACTGGCTCAGTTGGAAGCATTACTTGAATTAATAGAAAAAAATACTAAAGTTCAATCAAATTCTGAAGCGGCTTAGTTTAATTAAAAATGGTCGTTAAACCTCAAAAGACAAAATTTCAGCTAAAAATTGTTGAAAATATTCAGACATTAAGTATTTGGGCTAATAATCCATGGCGAAGATA
The Prochlorococcus marinus XMU1405 genome window above contains:
- the psbA gene encoding photosystem II q(b) protein gives rise to the protein MTTIQQQRSSLLKGWPQFCEWVTSTNNRIYVGWFGVLMIPCLLTAAACFIVAFIAAPPVDIDGIREPVAGSFLYGNNIISGAVVPSSNAIGLHFYPIWEAATVDEWLYNGGPYQLVIFHFLIGISAYMGRQWELSYRLGMRPWICVAYSAPVSAAFAVFLVYPFGQGSFSDGMPLGISGTFNFMFVFQAEHNILMHPFHMAGVAGMFGGSLFSAMHGSLVTSSLIRETTETESQNYGYKFGQEEETYNIVAAHGYFGRLIFQYASFNNSRSLHFFLAVFPVVCVWLTSMGICTMAFNLNGFNFNQSVVDANGKIVPTWGDVLNRANLGMEVMHERNAHNFPLDLAAAESTTVALSAPAIG
- the aroC gene encoding chorismate synthase, whose amino-acid sequence is MSSSFGKIFRVSTFGESHGGAVGVILDGCPPKLEIDIRMIQNELDRRRPGQSDITTPRNEEDKIEILSGIKEGLTLGTPIAMLVRNKDQRPGDYNNLEQVFRPSHADGTYHLKYGIQASSGGGRASARETIGRVAAGAVAKQLLKTFCNTEILSWVKRIHDIDSDINKEKISLKKIDSNIVRCPDVRVSTEMIQRIKELKRQGDSCGGVIECLVRNVPSGLGMPVFDKLEADLAKALMSLPATKGFEIGSGFSGTYLKGSEHNDAFIKSDDISKLRTTSNNSGGIQGGISNGENIEMKIAFKPTATIGKEQKTVNAEGKEVLMKAKGRHDPCVLPRAVPMVDAMVALVLADHLLLNHAQCDLINKK
- a CDS encoding bifunctional 4-hydroxy-2-oxoglutarate aldolase/2-dehydro-3-deoxy-phosphogluconate aldolase, yielding MNNKEDSFSEYLKIESFFLLIKPDDNIYSNTSIRNSLFEELENLIKLGLKNIEISWSNNENWFDFVSDIKIKYPRINLGSASIVNKQSLEDSLKIGLNFSMMKFWDKDLFNYAQSKNYLLIPGINNLKNLKEAIDLNCNIIKIYPIQSKDSSINILNYKNIDFIAAGGLSINDLKTYKSLGYKAVVIGDKAIKNKKFDPKIYEWLKNN
- the ftsH gene encoding ATP-dependent zinc metalloprotease FtsH, producing the protein MNKRWRNVGLYVLAVITVIFIGTSVFDKPSTESSTKTLRYSDFIEAVQDKEISRVLISPDNATAQVVENDGSRSEVNLAPDKDLLKILTENNVDIAVTPTKLANPWQQALSSLIFPVLLIGGLFFLFRRSQSGNAGGGNPAMSFGKSKARLQMEPSTQVTFSDVAGVEGAKLELTEVVDFLKSPDRFTAVGAKIPKGVLLVGPPGTGKTLLAKAVAGEAGVPFFSISGSEFVEMFVGVGASRVRDLFEQAKKNAPCIVFIDEIDAVGRQRGAGMGGGNDEREQTLNQLLTEMDGFEGNSGIIIVAATNRPDVLDSALMRPGRFDRQVTVDRPDYAGRLQILNVHAKDKTLSKDVDLDKVARRTPGFTGADLANLLNEAAILAARKDLDKVSNDEVGDAIERVMAGPEKKDRVISDKKKELVAYHEAGHALVGALMPDYDPVAKVSIIPRGQAGGLTFFTPSEERMESGLYSRSYLQNQMAVALGGRVAEEIVYGEEEVTTGASNDLQQVANVARQMITKFGMSDKIGPVALGQSQGGMFLGRDMSSTRDFSEDTAATIDVEVSELVDVAYKRATKVLTDNRTVLDEMAQMLIERETIDTEDIQDLLNRSEVKVANYI
- the sat gene encoding sulfate adenylyltransferase — encoded protein: MELQQKTKTDTNGLIPPYGGELKNLIIKDKNLKNDLISKATYEFECSERNACDVELLMVGAFSPLEGFMDENNYNSVIKNNRNTNGLLFGLPIVFDSNNEKVKAGETILLTYKKQKIAVLEVSSKWEPDKSLEAKLCYGTNSLDHPAVKMIFNERGRFYIGGRVYGFELPIREFPCKTPEEVRSTLPSNHDVVAFQCRNPIHRAHYELFTNALLSDNVSSKSVVLVHPTCGPTQQDDIPGKVRYLTYKELEEEISDKRIKWAFLPYSMHMAGPREALQHMIIRRNYGCTHFIIGRDMAGCKSSSTGEDFYGPYDAQNFANKCADELMMQTVPSKNLVYTKEKGYITAEEAKEFNYEIMKLSGTEFRKKLRNGEPIPEWFAFKSVVDVLRRS
- a CDS encoding photosystem II manganese-stabilizing polypeptide — translated: MRIRSFLAFVISICITFAFVPANTFAFSERGNAQFTDVVNTGKANDCPSLDSSLVGSISLGNGDSLKGICMHPTEVYVKVPGTKRKAAEFVSTKIISPRNNTTVTEVYGDIDSGTFTEKGGIDFQLITVLTPGGLEVPFAFSAKDLTADLPSSIEPGTEVSGSTFTPNYRTGDFLDPKARAKNTGVEYAQGLVALGGDDEELAKENIKVDVNGTGVITLSINNVDSDTDEFAGTFEAIQPSDTDMGSKDPLDVKIIGELYGRKA
- the coaBC gene encoding bifunctional phosphopantothenoylcysteine decarboxylase/phosphopantothenate--cysteine ligase CoaBC, producing MKTKSKDTKLKVLLLITGSIAAVRIPLLVSQLAKENYEIRCVLSKNAEKLIKPLSLSILSRNPCILENDQWSDSQSTPLHVELSNWADILIIAPLTATTLAKWVTGNAEGLIPSILIANIKPIIVAPAMNTQMWLNKAVKKNYENLQNYENVLTLQPSEGLLACDAIGIGKIPPNDLIQLALEFIASHKQNEYRKDLLNKKILITGGCTSEKIDAARHITNKSSGAMGLLLSQVAKFRGAKVKYVHGPLKIDKNLTDGIKRYEIETSVDLIRAINKEISNCDYFFMNAAVSDFKITCDTSAKIPKNQINAHLNQNFELVPDILKTISKSKKDNQVFVGFCAFTGSIEEARMTIKEKIIRKGCDYLFANPIDLEGQGFGFLAQNEGWLFDTNNTEHYINKTSKIDLANKLITQIISLKK
- the isiD gene encoding protein IsiD; the encoded protein is MKFISENKISEELLISFDEEMTLELANRLEEDNYNTPFDGLKDWHLLRALAINRPELTTNYTHLLDQEPFDEN